CAGGAGAGCGTCTCCCTCCTGCGGAGGTGTTAGCAGGGCCAGCTCGAAGTCAGTCCAGATGTCGCCATTGATTACCAGAAACCAGTCGGATGCAGTCTCGGTCAGTAATGGCATGGCCCGTACGATACCTCCGGCGGTTTCAAGGGGTTCGCCCTCCGGGGAATACAGGAGAGACAGGCCAAATCGGCTCCCGGTGCCCAGGGTGAACTCGATCTGCTCCCCGAGCCAGGCATGATTGATCACCACCTCCCGGTAACCGGCGCGGTTCAGGTGCTCCAGGTGGTGGACAATCAGCGGCTTGCCGCCGGCACTGAGCAACGGTTTAGGTTTGGTCAGAGTCAGCGGCCGCATGCGTTCGCCCTTGCCGGCTGCAAGAATCATCGCTCTCAACGGTGTCATTGCTCCCGATCCGGTGCGGGGCCAATACGGTGCGTGATCTCAGGCATGACCGTATCGCTTAGCCATTCGTGGAAATGGCGCAATGCCGGTTGTCTGCTGCTGGCGGTCAACAGGTAACCCACGGTACGGGGAATGTCATTCAGGTAACCGTGTTTACCATCGCGAAGTGCCAGGCGCGCGAAAATCCCGGCGGCCTTGAGGTGGCGCTGCATCCCCATGAGTTCGAACCACTGGCGGAAAGTTTCCTTGTCCGCCCGGTGCAGGCCAGACTGTATGCTTCCCTCCCGGAAGACCTCCAGCCATTGGCATACCTGTTCCTCCGGCCATTCGATGTAACAGTCCTTGAGGAGGGAAGCTGCATCATAGGTGACGGGGCCGGTTACGGCGTCCTGGAAATCAATGACACCCGGGCGGTCCGACCCGGCTCTGATCAGCAAGTTCCGGGAATGGTAGTCCCGGTGCACCGTCACTTCCGGCTGCGCCAGGGCACTCTCTCTGAGAATGGCAAATGTCGTATCCAGAAGCGCGCGTTCAGTGTTGCTGAGGTCCAGGCCAAGGTACTGCTCCAGAAGCCAGTCCGGGAACAGTGCCATTTCACGATCCAGCAGGGCTGTATCATAAGGGGGTAGCGGATAATCTACCGGGGAGCTGAGCTGCTGTATGGCAATCAGTTCGCTCAGCGCTCCACGGTAGAGCGTGTCTGCCGTGTTGCCGTTAAGCTGTCCCAGCATGAGCTGATCGCCAAAATCCTCAATCAACAAAAAACCTTGGGCCAGATCTTGCTGCAGGATATCCGGAACGGCGACACCATGCTGATGCCAGTGCCGGGCGATGGCCACAAACGGTCCACAGTTCTCGTGCTCCGGAGGTGCATCCATCACAATGAAAGACTCCGGCATACCATTGGCAGCGATGCGGCTGACCCGGAAATAGCGGCGGAAACTGGCGTCGCCGGAGACGGGCTCGACGTTCGTCTGTTCAAAGCCGGGGAACTGTCTGACCCACTCGGTCAGCAAACGCAGGCGGATGTCCATGGTTCCGATTACTATCCTGATAAAGAAAAAATGGTTGGGGGCTGACAGCGAAAGTTAGCAGAGGAGTATAAAGAGGGTAAAACGGTTTTGCAGCGGAGTTTCCGTTAACAACCTCGGGGGGCACGTGTAAACTAGTCGCCTGTTAAATCAGAGCCGCCCAACCATTCATCCGGAACAGGAATCTGCCACTGTGCCCACTTCCGATTGTCCTCAGCATCTGCCGGTCAGCCGGTTGCAGCGTCGGCTGGGTTCGATGTTGATGGCGGGAGCGTTCGGCTTGGTGGCGATGCAGGTCCGGGCTGAGTCGCCCCCGACAGCAGCCGAAATTGACTGGCGTCCTAAATCCCAGTTGCCGGCACAGGTGCGCGACTCGTTGCCGGTGTTCTGCGAAGGCGGTTACCTTCCATCCGGAGAGGTTGACGGTGTCGGAGGCGTGTTCGGCGCTGGTGAGGGTCAGCAGGCGCCACTGGAAGCTTCCGGTCTGAATGCCCGATATGAAATTGATCGGGAACTGTATCTCCAGGGCGACGTCCGGCTTCGCCAGGGCGCCTTTCAGGTGCGAGGCTCTGAAGCCCGATACAACCAGGCCGATGGGGCGGTTACGGTGCAGGGTCCCCTGGTCAGCCGAGGCGATGGCTTCCTGCTGACCGGTGAGCGTGCTGATTACAACGTTGATTCCGGACGCTTTGACATCAATACCGCGACCTTTCTGCTTCATGGTCCAGAGATGCGTGGCAGTGCTGACAGACTGACAAGGCTGGCCGATGAAAGGGTAATGATACGCGACGGGATGCTCACCACCTGTGGTCCGCAGCAAAATGACTGGGCGTTAGTGGCATCGGACATCAAACTGGATCGTGCAGAAGGATACGGCACTGCCAGGCATGTCCGGCTTGAGATACTGGACGTTCCCGTTTTTTACTGGCCCTGGGCCAGTTTTCCCATCGATGACCGGCGCAAGACGGGTTTTCTGTATCCCCAGTTTGGTTCCTCCAGTGCAGGCAGTGGCGCATTCCTGGCCGCGCCCTACTACCTGAACCTTGCCCCTCATTACGATGCCACCCTGACGCCGCAGTATATCCACGGCCGAGGGCTCTTTAATGAAGCGGAGGGCCGATACCTGAGTCGTTTCGGTGAGACGGTTTTGCAGGTTGGCTACATCGGGCACGATTCCGCCTATGCTGAGGAAAATCCGGGGGAACAAGGAGAGCGCTGGGGGCTCGATACCTCGACCCGCGCCCGGTTTAGCGCGGGCTGGACAGGCTATGGTGACTTCTCGGCGGTCAGTGACGAGGATTATCTGGGCGACCTGAACCGCAGTCTCGAAATCAATCAGACAACCCACCTGCAACGCAAGGGCGGAGTACGTTATCAGGATAACCAGCAATACTTTGAAACGTATCTGAACGATTACCA
This Marinobacter salinus DNA region includes the following protein-coding sequences:
- a CDS encoding LPS-assembly protein LptD → MLMAGAFGLVAMQVRAESPPTAAEIDWRPKSQLPAQVRDSLPVFCEGGYLPSGEVDGVGGVFGAGEGQQAPLEASGLNARYEIDRELYLQGDVRLRQGAFQVRGSEARYNQADGAVTVQGPLVSRGDGFLLTGERADYNVDSGRFDINTATFLLHGPEMRGSADRLTRLADERVMIRDGMLTTCGPQQNDWALVASDIKLDRAEGYGTARHVRLEILDVPVFYWPWASFPIDDRRKTGFLYPQFGSSSAGSGAFLAAPYYLNLAPHYDATLTPQYIHGRGLFNEAEGRYLSRFGETVLQVGYIGHDSAYAEENPGEQGERWGLDTSTRARFSAGWTGYGDFSAVSDEDYLGDLNRSLEINQTTHLQRKGGVRYQDNQQYFETYLNDYQTVPERIADVDKPYAQLPEILYGGVTELGWLEAGVESQYTMFYRDNENLTGLDRANGQRLRTIPELALPLRTVWGFSRPSVSLDYTRYELEDYTLGDGSFDRTVPVAEWDNGLFFDRQSSLFDVPYNQTLEPRLYYAWADADANQNDIPNFDTDIQTFRFDQLFQPDRFTGGDRVGDTNQLTVALTSRINDLVSGAERARFSLGQVQYFEDREVSLFGEGASTRSRSPLAGEVVLSPIDTLEIRSSGLWDPETGDTEEGRSQLVFHSEDYRYLASVGHTYSRKELEQSDVAAVFPVTDRVSLIGRWVHDSRLDRTVGSLAGIEYNNCCWSVQVVHQNYLTDDQELDSRLLFQIQLKGLGGSGGSSARISEAIYGFDERERRRFGTP
- the murU gene encoding N-acetylmuramate alpha-1-phosphate uridylyltransferase MurU encodes the protein MRAMILAAGKGERMRPLTLTKPKPLLSAGGKPLIVHHLEHLNRAGYREVVINHAWLGEQIEFTLGTGSRFGLSLLYSPEGEPLETAGGIVRAMPLLTETASDWFLVINGDIWTDFELALLTPPQEGDALLVMTDNRPHHPEGDFHLQQDGQLTEEGPDKLTFTGISLLNRRLFEGLDDQAGKLGPVLRSAMAQGRVSGLYHPGEWVDVGTPERLRQLDQVLRAREH
- a CDS encoding aminoglycoside phosphotransferase family protein; this encodes MDIRLRLLTEWVRQFPGFEQTNVEPVSGDASFRRYFRVSRIAANGMPESFIVMDAPPEHENCGPFVAIARHWHQHGVAVPDILQQDLAQGFLLIEDFGDQLMLGQLNGNTADTLYRGALSELIAIQQLSSPVDYPLPPYDTALLDREMALFPDWLLEQYLGLDLSNTERALLDTTFAILRESALAQPEVTVHRDYHSRNLLIRAGSDRPGVIDFQDAVTGPVTYDAASLLKDCYIEWPEEQVCQWLEVFREGSIQSGLHRADKETFRQWFELMGMQRHLKAAGIFARLALRDGKHGYLNDIPRTVGYLLTASSRQPALRHFHEWLSDTVMPEITHRIGPAPDREQ